Proteins from a single region of Streptomyces vinaceus:
- a CDS encoding discoidin domain-containing protein → MRRLHWRGRALAALTATALLMLGWPALTAEAAGGPSIAAGRPAAASSSNGAYTAANATDGNQSTYWESAGGAFPQWVQTDLGATTRVDQVVLKLPAAWESRNETLSVQGSADGTAFTTLVSSATYTFGQGSGNTVTITFPAAQTRYVRIDITANTGWQAAQLSELEVRAAGESSANLALGKTLTASSSTQTYLPPNANDGSPASYWESANNALPQWLQADLGASVRVDRVVLRLPEGWGARTQTLKLQGSTNGTDFTDLTASKAYAFDPASANTVTVTFDATTTRHLRVLISANSVQPGGQISELEIYGPQTGDTQPPTAPTQLAYTEPATGQIKLTWKAATDNTAVTGYDVYANDQLRTSVAGDVTTYTDTQPTGTSVTYRVRARDAAGNQSPDSNSVTRAAGTGDTQAPTAPGALTFTEPAAGQVKLAWQASSDNVGVTGYEVYANNVLRTTVAGTATTYTDTQPADATVSYFVRAKDAAGNRSGDSNTVTRNGTGGGGSNLAVGKPITGSSVIHTFVAENANDNSTSTYWEGAAGAYPSTLTVKLGANADVDRLVLKLNPDSSWGARTQNIQVLGREQSAQGATNLVAAKDYAFDPASGANTVTIPVRARVADVQLRFTSNTGASNGQIAEFQVIGVPAPNPDLEVTGLSASPAAPVESDSVTLSATVRNSGPAPAAATAVTFKLGGSPVGTANVPALAAGATATVTAGIGARDAGTYPLSAVVDEANTVIEQNDTNNSFTGSPLVVRPVDSSDLVASAVSWSPSAPSAGQPVAFTVTVRNQGTIAAASGTHGVTLVLQDAGGATVRTLTGSFNGALAPGASTAPISLGSWPAANGKYTVKVVLADDANELPVKRANNTSTKPFFVGRGANMPYDMYEAEDAAVGGGATVVGPNRTIGDIAGEASGRKAVNLDATGEYVEFTTRAATNTLVTRFSIPDAPGGGGIDSTIDVYVNGVFKKALPLTSKYAWLYGAEAAPGNSPGSGAPRHIYDEANLLLGETVPAGSRIRLQKDAANTTSYAIDFVSLEQAVVTPNPDPATYTVPAGFTHQDVQNALDKVRMDTTGKLVGVYLPPGEYETASKFQVYGKAVQVLGAGPWFTRFHAPAGQDNTDNGWRAEASAKGSSFAGFASFGNYTSRIDGPGKVFDFSNVTDITIDNIWNEHTVCLYWGANTDRITIKNSRIRDTFADGINMTNGSTDNLVSNNEARSTGDDSFALFSAIDAGGADMKNNLYENLTTILTWRAAGVAVYGGYNNTFRNIHIADTLVYSGVTVSSLDFGYPMNGFGTDPTTFENVSIVRSGGHFWGSQTFPGIWLFSASKVFQGIRINNVDIVDPTYSGIMFQTQYIGGQPVNPIKDTVLKDITITGAKKSGDAFDAKSGFGLWANEMPEDGQGPAVGEVTIHNLKMSDNAVDVRNTTSTFRINQLP, encoded by the coding sequence ATGAGAAGGCTCCACTGGAGAGGAAGGGCGCTGGCCGCCCTGACCGCCACGGCCCTGCTGATGCTGGGATGGCCGGCCCTGACCGCCGAGGCCGCCGGCGGCCCGAGCATCGCGGCGGGCCGCCCCGCCGCGGCGAGCAGCAGCAACGGCGCCTACACGGCCGCCAACGCCACCGACGGCAACCAGTCCACCTACTGGGAGAGCGCCGGCGGCGCCTTCCCGCAATGGGTGCAGACCGATCTCGGCGCCACCACGCGCGTCGACCAGGTCGTGCTCAAGCTGCCCGCGGCCTGGGAGAGCCGCAACGAGACCCTGTCCGTCCAGGGCAGCGCCGACGGCACCGCCTTCACCACCCTGGTGAGCTCGGCGACGTACACCTTCGGCCAGGGCAGCGGGAACACCGTCACCATCACCTTCCCGGCCGCCCAGACCCGGTACGTCCGCATCGACATCACCGCGAACACCGGCTGGCAGGCGGCCCAGCTCTCCGAGCTGGAGGTCCGCGCCGCCGGTGAGTCCTCGGCCAACCTGGCCCTCGGCAAGACCCTGACCGCCAGCAGCAGCACGCAGACCTACCTCCCGCCCAACGCCAACGACGGCAGCCCGGCCAGCTACTGGGAGAGCGCCAACAACGCCCTGCCCCAGTGGCTCCAGGCCGACCTCGGCGCCTCCGTCCGGGTGGACCGCGTGGTGCTGCGCCTGCCCGAGGGCTGGGGCGCCCGCACCCAGACCCTGAAACTCCAGGGCAGCACCAACGGCACCGACTTCACCGACCTGACCGCGTCCAAGGCGTACGCGTTCGACCCGGCGAGCGCCAACACCGTGACCGTCACCTTCGACGCCACCACCACCCGCCACCTGCGGGTCCTGATCTCGGCCAACTCCGTACAGCCCGGCGGGCAGATATCCGAGCTGGAGATCTACGGCCCGCAGACCGGGGACACCCAGCCCCCGACGGCGCCCACCCAGCTCGCCTACACCGAGCCCGCCACCGGCCAGATCAAGCTCACGTGGAAGGCCGCCACCGACAACACGGCCGTCACCGGATACGACGTGTACGCGAACGACCAGCTGCGCACCAGCGTGGCCGGCGACGTCACCACCTACACCGACACCCAGCCCACCGGTACGAGCGTCACCTACCGGGTCCGGGCCAGGGACGCGGCCGGCAACCAGTCGCCCGACAGCAACAGCGTCACCCGCGCCGCCGGCACCGGGGACACCCAGGCACCCACCGCCCCCGGCGCACTGACCTTCACCGAGCCGGCCGCGGGCCAGGTCAAGCTGGCCTGGCAGGCCTCCTCCGACAACGTCGGCGTCACCGGCTACGAGGTGTACGCGAACAACGTGCTGCGCACGACGGTCGCCGGCACCGCCACCACGTACACCGACACCCAGCCGGCCGACGCCACCGTCAGCTACTTCGTCCGGGCCAAGGACGCGGCGGGCAACCGCTCCGGCGACAGCAACACGGTGACCCGCAACGGCACCGGAGGCGGCGGCTCCAACCTGGCCGTCGGCAAGCCGATCACCGGCTCCTCCGTGATCCACACCTTCGTCGCGGAGAATGCCAACGACAACAGCACCTCCACCTACTGGGAGGGCGCGGCCGGCGCCTACCCGAGCACCCTCACGGTCAAGCTCGGCGCCAACGCCGACGTCGACCGCCTGGTCCTCAAGCTCAACCCGGACAGCAGCTGGGGCGCCCGTACCCAGAACATCCAGGTCCTGGGCCGGGAGCAGAGCGCCCAGGGCGCCACGAACCTGGTCGCGGCCAAGGACTACGCCTTCGACCCGGCGTCCGGAGCCAACACGGTCACCATCCCGGTGCGCGCCCGCGTCGCGGACGTACAGCTCCGCTTCACCTCCAACACCGGGGCCTCCAACGGCCAGATCGCCGAGTTCCAGGTCATCGGCGTCCCCGCGCCCAACCCCGATCTGGAGGTCACCGGGCTGAGCGCGAGCCCCGCGGCCCCGGTCGAATCCGACTCCGTCACGCTCTCCGCCACCGTCAGGAACAGCGGCCCGGCCCCGGCCGCCGCCACCGCCGTCACCTTCAAGCTCGGCGGCAGCCCGGTGGGTACGGCGAACGTGCCCGCCCTCGCCGCCGGAGCCACGGCCACCGTCACCGCCGGCATCGGGGCGCGCGACGCCGGCACCTATCCGCTGAGCGCGGTCGTCGACGAGGCGAACACGGTCATCGAGCAGAACGACACCAACAACTCCTTCACCGGCTCACCGCTGGTGGTCCGGCCGGTCGACAGCTCCGACCTGGTCGCCTCCGCCGTCAGCTGGTCACCGAGCGCCCCCTCCGCCGGCCAGCCGGTCGCGTTCACCGTCACCGTCCGCAACCAAGGCACCATCGCGGCCGCCTCCGGTACGCACGGGGTCACCCTCGTCCTCCAGGACGCGGGCGGCGCCACCGTCCGTACGCTGACCGGCTCCTTCAACGGCGCCCTGGCCCCCGGCGCCTCGACCGCCCCGATCTCCCTCGGCAGCTGGCCGGCGGCGAACGGCAAGTACACGGTCAAGGTGGTCCTCGCCGACGACGCCAACGAACTGCCGGTCAAGCGCGCGAACAACACCTCGACCAAACCTTTCTTCGTCGGCCGCGGGGCGAACATGCCCTACGACATGTACGAGGCGGAGGACGCGGCGGTCGGCGGCGGAGCCACCGTCGTCGGCCCCAACCGCACCATCGGAGACATCGCGGGTGAGGCCTCCGGCCGCAAGGCCGTCAACCTCGACGCGACCGGCGAGTACGTCGAGTTCACCACCCGCGCTGCCACCAACACCCTGGTCACCCGCTTCTCCATCCCGGACGCCCCGGGCGGCGGTGGCATCGACTCCACGATCGACGTCTACGTCAACGGCGTCTTCAAGAAGGCCCTGCCGCTGACCTCGAAGTACGCCTGGCTGTACGGGGCCGAGGCCGCCCCGGGCAACTCCCCGGGCTCCGGAGCCCCACGGCACATCTACGACGAGGCCAACCTGCTGCTCGGCGAGACCGTCCCGGCGGGCAGCCGGATCCGCCTCCAGAAGGACGCGGCCAACACCACCAGCTACGCGATCGACTTCGTCAGCCTGGAGCAGGCCGTCGTCACGCCCAACCCGGACCCGGCGACGTACACCGTGCCCGCCGGGTTCACCCACCAGGACGTGCAGAACGCCCTGGACAAGGTCCGTATGGACACCACCGGCAAGCTGGTCGGCGTCTACCTGCCGCCCGGCGAGTACGAGACGGCCAGCAAGTTCCAGGTGTACGGCAAGGCCGTCCAGGTGCTCGGCGCCGGACCCTGGTTCACCCGTTTCCACGCCCCGGCCGGCCAGGACAACACCGACAACGGATGGCGGGCGGAAGCCAGCGCTAAGGGCTCCTCCTTCGCCGGATTCGCCTCGTTCGGCAACTACACCTCGCGCATCGACGGCCCCGGCAAGGTGTTCGACTTCTCCAACGTCACCGACATCACCATCGACAACATCTGGAACGAACACACCGTGTGCCTCTACTGGGGCGCCAACACCGACCGCATCACGATCAAGAACTCCCGGATCCGCGACACCTTCGCCGACGGCATCAACATGACCAACGGCAGCACGGACAACCTCGTGTCCAACAACGAGGCGCGGTCCACGGGCGACGACAGCTTCGCCCTGTTCTCCGCGATCGACGCGGGCGGCGCGGACATGAAGAACAACCTGTACGAGAACCTGACCACGATCCTGACCTGGCGCGCGGCAGGTGTCGCCGTCTACGGCGGCTACAACAACACCTTCCGCAACATCCACATCGCCGACACCCTCGTCTACTCGGGCGTCACCGTCAGCTCGCTGGACTTCGGGTACCCGATGAACGGTTTCGGCACCGATCCGACGACCTTCGAGAACGTCTCGATCGTCCGCTCGGGCGGCCACTTCTGGGGGTCCCAGACCTTCCCCGGGATCTGGCTGTTCTCGGCCTCGAAGGTGTTCCAGGGCATCAGGATCAACAATGTCGACATCGTGGATCCGACGTACAGCGGCATCATGTTCCAGACGCAGTACATCGGCGGCCAGCCGGTCAACCCGATCAAGGACACCGTCCTGAAGGACATCACCATCACGGGGGCGAAGAAGAGCGGCGACGCCTTCGACGCCAAGTCCGGCTTCGGACTCTGGGCGAACGAGATGCCCGAGGACGGGCAGGGCCCGGCGGTCGGTGAGGTCACCATCCACAACCTGAAGATGAGCGACAACGCCGTGGACGTACGGAACACGACCTCGACGTTCAGGATCAACCAACTGCCGTAG